The Pseudomonas berkeleyensis genome includes a region encoding these proteins:
- a CDS encoding YceK/YidQ family lipoprotein, which translates to MKKLLTLAFVLILLPILNGCGTLFARSSEATSGERYVDYYKGTHGDLMLLGFSSAGSGSGNPHAVICWFTIVCPVLTVVSLPADIVIDTALLPVDALVNQ; encoded by the coding sequence ATGAAGAAATTATTAACGCTGGCTTTTGTCTTGATACTGCTCCCGATCTTGAACGGATGCGGAACATTGTTCGCCAGATCGTCTGAGGCAACTAGCGGCGAACGCTATGTGGATTATTACAAGGGCACGCACGGCGATCTGATGTTGCTGGGCTTCAGCAGCGCTGGTAGTGGCAGTGGAAATCCTCATGCGGTGATCTGTTGGTTCACGATAGTTTGCCCCGTCTTGACTGTTGTGTCGTTGCCAGCAGATATCGTGATTGATACGGCGCTGTTGCCAGTGGATGCACTGGTTAACCAATAG
- a CDS encoding DUF4123 domain-containing protein, which translates to MYEQLDLGRQLYLFLDCDALSEARQALLRSVHSHQYVPLYIDTPVAELADVGPAIFQLNSSNDPAVDSLIDSPESNWGWLASTETSALDGLVKHWRDRLVVGQRPQQALYRFHDNRILARALSHLQANELPGYLGPIASLCCWQGSQWMVQGNPAPGDHPVPAEPAWLNLPDNETNALILQDNLHRYLVAEHTEAYSQLALAYEPSNWLKEQLSQARTWGWNAPEQLHLLITQSLYAPDNRLPEKWQPNIGETSQAHFERLRDELKFWRGDA; encoded by the coding sequence ATGTATGAGCAGTTGGATTTAGGGCGCCAACTCTACTTGTTTCTTGATTGTGATGCCCTGAGTGAGGCACGCCAGGCTTTGCTCAGATCAGTGCATAGTCATCAGTATGTCCCTCTTTATATAGATACCCCTGTAGCCGAATTGGCAGATGTCGGGCCTGCTATTTTCCAGCTCAATTCCTCCAATGACCCCGCGGTTGATTCCCTGATCGATTCGCCGGAGAGTAATTGGGGATGGCTTGCTAGTACTGAAACAAGTGCGCTGGACGGACTGGTAAAGCATTGGCGTGATCGATTGGTTGTCGGGCAGCGGCCGCAGCAAGCGCTATATCGCTTTCATGACAACCGCATTCTTGCCAGGGCACTCAGCCATCTGCAGGCCAATGAGCTTCCCGGTTATCTGGGGCCAATTGCCAGCCTCTGCTGCTGGCAAGGCTCGCAGTGGATGGTGCAGGGCAACCCCGCCCCAGGTGACCACCCTGTCCCTGCCGAACCCGCCTGGTTGAATCTGCCGGATAACGAAACCAATGCATTGATATTGCAGGACAACCTGCACCGTTATCTGGTGGCTGAACATACGGAAGCGTATAGCCAGTTGGCCCTGGCCTATGAGCCGAGTAACTGGTTGAAAGAGCAACTATCACAGGCTCGAACATGGGGTTGGAATGCACCTGAACAGTTGCATTTGTTGATCACCCAGAGCTTGTATGCGCCGGATAACAGGCTGCCGGAAAAATGGCAGCCCAACATCGGAGAAACCTCGCAAGCCCATTTCGAGCGCCTTCGCGATGAGCTGAAATTTTGGCGTGGAGATGCGTAG
- the cueR gene encoding Cu(I)-responsive transcriptional regulator has protein sequence MNIGQAAKHTGLSAKMIRYYESINLLPHAGRSESGYRQYSAGDLHRLAFIKRARDLGFSLEEVGKLLALWQDKQRASADVKALAEGHIAELERKIAEMSALRDTLVELAASCQGDNRPDCPILKGLEQGVGCGEPMCSHRSKDTP, from the coding sequence ATGAACATCGGCCAAGCCGCCAAACACACCGGCCTTAGCGCCAAGATGATTCGCTACTATGAGTCCATCAACCTGCTGCCCCATGCTGGACGCTCGGAGAGTGGCTATCGGCAGTACAGCGCGGGCGATCTGCACCGCCTGGCCTTTATCAAGCGGGCGCGGGATCTGGGGTTTTCTCTGGAAGAGGTCGGCAAGCTGCTGGCCTTGTGGCAGGACAAGCAGCGCGCCAGTGCCGATGTGAAGGCGCTGGCCGAGGGGCATATCGCCGAGTTAGAACGCAAGATCGCCGAGATGAGTGCGCTGCGCGATACGTTGGTGGAGCTGGCGGCCAGTTGTCAGGGTGACAACCGGCCGGACTGTCCGATCCTGAAAGGGCTTGAACAGGGTGTAGGCTGCGGCGAGCCGATGTGTTCGCATCGCAGTAAAGACACCCCGTAG
- a CDS encoding LysR family transcriptional regulator, with protein sequence MEQLKRMALFATVVAKGSMVGAAEALDMTASAVSQQIRRLEEATGVTLLHRTTRKLTLTEAGATFYESCRQIVELAQQAEQRLAEQRDAPVGELRVAAPVGFSGPLLCEALAPLLSAHPGLSLSLFFQDEQIDLIESRIDLAIRVGRQEDSGLVARYVADWRMLLCAAPAYLARAGWPSEPQQLLKLDWIGLHLERSQHLTLHGPAGAQQRLRLETRISCNNILAARQFTLAGMGVSLQPEPEVRDLLASGELLPLLPDWQLEPIGLHIVTPRRDAQPAKVRYAIEALRRHLVSA encoded by the coding sequence ATGGAACAGCTCAAGCGCATGGCGCTGTTCGCCACGGTGGTTGCAAAGGGGTCGATGGTCGGTGCTGCCGAAGCGCTGGACATGACGGCTTCCGCCGTCAGCCAGCAGATCCGTCGACTGGAGGAGGCCACGGGCGTCACGTTGCTGCACCGCACGACGCGCAAGCTGACCCTGACCGAGGCGGGGGCGACTTTTTACGAGAGCTGCCGACAGATCGTCGAGTTGGCGCAGCAGGCCGAGCAGCGTCTGGCCGAGCAGCGCGATGCACCGGTGGGGGAGTTGCGTGTCGCCGCGCCGGTCGGATTTTCCGGGCCACTGCTGTGCGAGGCGTTGGCGCCGCTGCTCAGCGCTCATCCAGGGCTGAGTCTGAGCCTGTTCTTTCAGGATGAGCAGATCGATCTGATCGAATCACGCATCGACCTCGCCATTCGCGTCGGCCGTCAGGAGGACTCCGGCCTGGTCGCCCGTTACGTGGCGGATTGGCGGATGTTGTTATGCGCTGCTCCGGCCTATCTGGCACGTGCCGGCTGGCCCAGCGAGCCGCAGCAACTGCTGAAACTGGACTGGATCGGCCTGCACCTCGAGCGCAGCCAGCATCTGACGCTGCATGGCCCTGCCGGGGCGCAGCAACGCCTGCGTCTGGAGACGCGCATCAGCTGCAACAACATTCTTGCGGCGCGCCAGTTCACTCTGGCGGGTATGGGCGTGTCGTTGCAGCCTGAGCCGGAAGTCCGTGATCTGTTGGCCAGCGGTGAGCTGCTGCCGTTGCTGCCGGACTGGCAACTGGAACCGATCGGCCTGCATATCGTGACGCCGCGGCGCGATGCGCAACCGGCAAAGGTGCGCTACGCCATCGAGGCGCTCAGGCGTCATCTGGTCAGTGCATGA
- a CDS encoding NAD(P)-dependent oxidoreductase, with protein MKIALIGATGYVGAPLLQEALNRGHQVTALVRHPQKLIAHPQLTAVQADVHDSVALAEQLRGHDVVISAFNPGWGIADIREQFIAGSRAIIAASKLAGVKRLLVVGGAGSLYVAPGVQLIDTPDFPAEYKEGAEGARQALEILRGEQELEWTFLSPAALLVPGPRTGKFRLGQDELLMNGDEPGSISVADLAVALIDEAEQPQHIRQRFTLAY; from the coding sequence ATGAAGATCGCTCTGATCGGCGCCACTGGCTATGTCGGCGCGCCATTGCTGCAGGAAGCACTGAACCGCGGCCATCAGGTCACGGCACTGGTACGCCACCCGCAAAAACTGATCGCACACCCTCAGTTGACTGCCGTGCAGGCAGACGTGCACGACAGCGTAGCGCTGGCCGAACAGCTACGTGGACATGACGTGGTTATTAGCGCCTTCAACCCTGGCTGGGGTATTGCGGATATTCGCGAGCAGTTCATCGCCGGCAGCCGGGCGATCATTGCCGCCAGCAAGCTGGCCGGCGTCAAGCGCCTGCTGGTGGTCGGTGGCGCCGGCAGTCTGTACGTTGCCCCCGGCGTGCAATTGATCGATACGCCGGACTTTCCAGCCGAGTACAAGGAAGGCGCCGAAGGCGCGCGCCAGGCGCTGGAAATCCTGCGCGGCGAGCAAGAGCTGGAATGGACTTTTCTCTCGCCAGCGGCCCTGCTGGTTCCGGGCCCACGCACCGGCAAGTTTCGCCTCGGCCAGGACGAGTTGCTGATGAATGGCGATGAGCCCGGCAGTATCTCGGTTGCCGACCTGGCCGTGGCGCTGATCGACGAAGCAGAGCAGCCACAACATATCCGTCAACGCT
- a CDS encoding lipase family protein yields MTPHKTMDEQEQPFFSGRMQACPLQGHWVSFQLVDEFGDGQPYAGLAYEVTDSAGQIYEGVLNTEGFAKIENCSRGSVILTLRGGYSGNDKSYRWLMSRPSYKLPITDLQVRAEQTLFFHKDGYRREHNPAQSRADVFIQVEVRDLVEHAAHLPPVVKRFYPPSPGLAKITGEPGKTPLKGVGLLPNKHHVLEVRPLRALRPILSRDNRFSALNLYQLALMATMSYNDFGQVPESRPVDSVSFPLSPSFGNLFGEALANAEEGWRVDKGQSKRYFPLYENVAYSKRFEILPFDPTLYEQNSPDLGEEQEHPGNRHFFNFGRGNTDTQAFISHHDEVILIAVRGTGNVSLWETLFDGWRDADALQVPFEGGGKAHRGFYEGYLAIKGFIQDYLDQFHTGQKVIICGHSLGGAIAFLLAEALRRNKEREYDILLYTYGAPRAGDAALIEGASALAHHRMVNNNDPVPSVPAPWMNVRRSVFFTGAIKVFSNPVLGLLAIVIGLVRVGGKPYQHHGELQHFMPASFEGRELSSILWAPGCQSIEEAACTRMVDKNGDMPSRASFLRQIGQAGDHSMVGAYIPNAWATLRRWQQTEETGQTLITEREFSWIDNALVDMKQRLAEASRGRGYNPTSRHAEQIKEENEALRRALSAELQRLDTTRQRLATLRDRRLTLADVYGSAASAETLQASLERWMSHPENTELVQIAMIPQLVGDSRLMASNVSKPRGTLDVTPHS; encoded by the coding sequence ATGACGCCACATAAAACCATGGATGAACAGGAACAACCTTTTTTCAGTGGCCGTATGCAGGCTTGCCCCTTGCAAGGGCATTGGGTCAGCTTTCAACTAGTCGATGAGTTCGGTGATGGTCAGCCATATGCAGGGCTAGCTTATGAAGTAACCGATAGTGCAGGGCAGATCTATGAGGGGGTTCTGAATACCGAAGGTTTTGCCAAAATAGAAAACTGTTCTCGTGGCTCCGTGATACTTACTTTGAGAGGAGGTTATTCTGGGAATGATAAATCATATCGTTGGTTAATGTCGCGGCCCAGTTACAAGCTCCCCATTACCGATCTACAAGTCCGTGCCGAGCAAACCCTGTTTTTCCATAAGGACGGCTACCGCCGCGAGCATAACCCCGCACAATCTCGTGCCGATGTGTTCATCCAGGTAGAGGTGCGCGACTTGGTCGAACATGCTGCCCATCTTCCGCCGGTGGTCAAGCGCTTCTACCCGCCTAGCCCTGGGCTTGCAAAGATCACTGGCGAGCCTGGGAAAACACCGCTCAAAGGGGTTGGTTTGCTGCCGAACAAGCACCATGTGCTGGAAGTTCGCCCGCTACGCGCCCTGCGACCCATATTGTCCCGTGACAATCGCTTCAGTGCTCTGAATCTCTATCAGCTCGCGCTGATGGCCACCATGAGCTACAACGACTTCGGCCAGGTGCCAGAGAGCCGTCCAGTGGACAGTGTGAGCTTTCCGCTATCGCCGAGCTTCGGCAACCTGTTCGGTGAGGCGCTGGCCAATGCAGAGGAAGGCTGGAGAGTCGACAAGGGGCAGAGCAAGCGTTACTTCCCTCTCTACGAGAACGTTGCGTACTCGAAACGCTTCGAAATCCTGCCTTTCGACCCGACGCTGTACGAGCAGAACAGCCCTGACTTGGGTGAGGAGCAGGAGCACCCCGGTAATCGGCATTTCTTCAACTTTGGACGCGGTAATACCGATACCCAGGCTTTTATCAGTCATCATGATGAAGTGATCCTGATCGCTGTACGGGGCACTGGTAACGTAAGCCTCTGGGAAACCCTGTTCGATGGTTGGCGCGATGCGGATGCGTTGCAGGTGCCCTTCGAGGGAGGGGGCAAGGCGCATCGGGGATTTTACGAGGGGTATCTGGCGATCAAGGGTTTCATTCAGGATTATCTTGATCAGTTTCATACCGGACAGAAGGTGATTATCTGTGGCCATAGTCTGGGAGGGGCTATCGCCTTCCTGCTGGCCGAGGCATTACGTCGTAATAAAGAGCGTGAGTACGACATCCTGCTCTACACCTACGGTGCCCCGCGTGCTGGTGACGCGGCCTTGATCGAGGGGGCAAGTGCCCTGGCTCACCATCGCATGGTCAACAATAACGATCCTGTGCCCAGCGTGCCGGCGCCCTGGATGAATGTGCGGCGCAGCGTCTTCTTTACCGGCGCGATCAAGGTTTTCAGCAATCCGGTACTTGGCCTGCTGGCGATTGTCATTGGCCTGGTGCGAGTGGGCGGCAAGCCCTATCAGCATCATGGTGAGCTACAGCACTTTATGCCGGCGTCCTTCGAGGGAAGGGAGCTGTCGTCGATTCTTTGGGCTCCTGGGTGCCAGTCCATCGAAGAGGCGGCCTGCACCCGTATGGTGGACAAGAACGGCGATATGCCCAGCCGGGCTTCGTTCCTGCGGCAGATCGGTCAGGCTGGCGATCATTCCATGGTCGGTGCCTATATCCCCAATGCCTGGGCGACCCTGCGCCGTTGGCAGCAGACCGAAGAAACCGGACAGACGTTGATCACCGAGCGTGAGTTCAGCTGGATCGATAATGCTTTGGTGGATATGAAGCAGAGGTTGGCTGAAGCGAGCAGGGGGCGTGGGTATAACCCTACCAGTCGTCATGCAGAACAGATCAAGGAGGAGAACGAGGCATTGCGGCGTGCCCTCTCTGCCGAATTGCAACGTCTGGATACCACGCGGCAAAGGCTGGCAACCTTGCGTGACAGGAGACTGACTCTGGCAGATGTATACGGTAGTGCAGCTAGTGCGGAAACATTACAGGCGAGCCTGGAACGTTGGATGAGTCACCCTGAAAATACAGAGTTGGTGCAGATAGCCATGATTCCGCAGCTGGTAGGGGATAGCCGTCTCATGGCATCGAATGTGAGTAAGCCGCGCGGCACTCTTGATGTCACCCCCCATTCCTGA
- a CDS encoding PA4780 family RIO1-like protein kinase, whose amino-acid sequence MKTPKRIEPLVEDGLVDEVLRPLMSGKEAAVYVVRCGDELRCAKVYKEANKRSFRQASEYQEGRKVRGSRQARAMAKGSKYGRKEQEQAWQNAEVAALFRLASAGVRVPKPYDFLDGVLLMELVGDGEGDVAPRLNDVDLHPDDAREFHAFMIQEIVKMLCAGLVHGDLSEFNVLLGPEGPVIIDLPQAVDAAANNHAFSMLERDVRNMAEYFGQFAPELRFTKYAKEMWALYEAGKLLPDTQLTGEFAEPEDAADIDAVMREIKAALAEEAKKQALLNAEDEPKDAEPIPPWMR is encoded by the coding sequence ATGAAGACGCCCAAACGTATTGAACCCCTGGTCGAGGACGGCCTGGTGGACGAGGTGCTGCGGCCGCTGATGAGCGGCAAGGAAGCAGCGGTCTATGTGGTGCGCTGCGGCGACGAGCTGCGTTGCGCCAAGGTCTACAAGGAGGCCAACAAACGTAGTTTCCGCCAGGCGTCCGAGTATCAGGAAGGGCGCAAGGTGCGCGGTAGCCGTCAGGCTCGCGCCATGGCCAAGGGCAGCAAGTACGGCCGCAAGGAACAGGAGCAGGCCTGGCAGAATGCCGAAGTCGCCGCACTGTTCCGCTTGGCGAGCGCTGGCGTGCGAGTGCCCAAACCCTATGACTTTCTCGATGGCGTATTGCTGATGGAACTGGTGGGTGACGGTGAGGGTGACGTTGCGCCACGGCTCAATGACGTCGACCTGCACCCGGATGACGCGCGTGAGTTCCACGCCTTCATGATCCAGGAAATCGTCAAGATGCTCTGCGCCGGCCTGGTGCATGGTGACCTGTCCGAGTTCAACGTGCTGCTCGGCCCTGAAGGCCCAGTGATCATCGATCTGCCACAAGCCGTGGATGCGGCTGCCAACAACCACGCATTCAGCATGCTCGAGCGGGATGTGCGCAACATGGCCGAGTACTTCGGTCAATTTGCACCCGAATTGAGGTTCACCAAATACGCCAAGGAAATGTGGGCGCTCTACGAGGCCGGCAAACTGCTGCCGGATACGCAGTTGACCGGTGAGTTCGCCGAGCCTGAAGACGCCGCCGATATCGACGCGGTGATGCGCGAGATCAAGGCCGCGCTGGCCGAGGAAGCGAAGAAGCAGGCCCTGCTCAACGCCGAAGACGAACCCAAGGACGCCGAACCGATCCCGCCCTGGATGCGCTGA